The sequence TCACACTCTTGTGGATGAGGAAAGTGGCATGTTCCAAACTGGAGATGCCTTAAATGTCGCATCCTCCAGATTCCACGAGGGAGATGCACTGATGAATTGATGCATCTTTGGCGAATGATTAACGTCTGGAGATTCCTCAGAGAATCAGGTAGATCTTCAGAAATGTAAATCTCTTGTTCTTGCTTACAACAGACAGAAATGTACTTCAAGTGTACCAGCTCGAGTATTACACGAGGGAAATCCTCCAAATCTACTTTAGACAAATCCAGTACCCTGAGAAGTTTACAACACCGTAGTTTGTCGTGAGGGTTAATCTGGGACAGAAGAGAACGGGCAAGTGGATATGTTCCTATTGTTCCGAGGATGTCTGCTAGAGCTTCATCTGAAGGATCTTTACTAATGCATAGCCAACGTGGAACCGGGGCTACTTCTTGACGATTGTAGATCATGTTGGCCTTTAAGGTATGAATAAACTTCTCATCTAGCGCTTTACTCAAGCACCACTCCCTTAACAGATCATGGACCACACACGTTTTAAGTTTTCCATCGTATCTCTTCTCTCCAACCAAAATAAGATTTCTTCCCATCAGATCTTCCAAATACTCCTCTCCCACCTCTTCCAAGCTTTTCGAGCTACTCTGTTTGATGTATCCCTCAGCAATCCATAGTTTGATGAGCTTGGAGATTGGTATTTCCAAATCCAGGGGGAAAACTCCCGTATAGAGGAAACACGCTTTCAGATGATGCGGCAAATGGTCGTAGCTAAAATTTAACAGCTCCGTACATTGACTATCATTTGCAAGTAAAACAGAGTTGAGGTTTTTTGCAATGGATTCCCATTCTTCTAGTGTTCTTGCTACTTTGGACAAGACACCTCTTACTACAACAATTGAAAGGGGAAGTCCTTTGCAACTTCTTGCAATCCTTTTCCCGACTTCCTCAAGCTCTGTGGGGCAACTTTCTTCATCCCCGAAAATCTTGAAACTAAGCACATCCCAACTTTCTTTTTCATTTAACAGACGCATGAGATGATGTTCATGGCAAGACGAGTTGGCATATTTAGCCACATCAGACAGACGAGTGGTCAACAAGACCCGACTTCCCATATTGTCATCGGGAAAGAGTCGTTTAATCTCTTCCCAAGCCTCTTTATGCCATATGTCATCCATTACAATGAGATATCTCCTACCTTTCAAGCATTTATACAAACACACTGATAGGTGTTCATCACTTTCTTGATGCATTTCAGTCGTGAGCCTTCTCATGGATTCTAGAAGGCCTAATAGCATATCCCTTTTGCGATAATTTTGAGATACCGTTACCCAAGCAGAAACATCAAAATAACGTGGCATAGATTCGTCTCGAAAAGCATATTTAACCAGAGTAGTCTTACCAGTGCCTCCCATTCCGACTACTGGTATGATTTGCAGCTTCGACTCGTGTCCTAAAATTCGATCCTTGAGTTGCAATGAACCATCTTCGAATCCAACCATGACATGGTCACCACCAGAAGCAAGTATGGATGGCTGAGCAAGTGGCGAATCTTTAGCATCAGCCCACGAGTCCTCCAGCTCTGTTACCTTGAGCCGAATCGATTCGATTTCTTCGGCAACAATCTCCAAATTCCGGCTGTCAATTTCTTCAAGTTCTCCGCCTCCATTCTCTGCAAAAAAATGGTCTGATATGTAGGACTCGATAACATCCTCTGCTTCATGCGCCGCATCTCTGATTTCTTTCTCCAAACAAAGTACAGCGGGGCTTCTTCTCTTCCAAGAACGTGCAAGAAAATGGTTGAAGCAACACATGCTTTCTAGGAGTGATTCAATCTGTTGCTTCTCCCAAGGAATCTGATAGTACTGTTCACCAAGTATGTTCTCTAGAATCTGCATGAGAGAAACTACAGCAGCATAAGCCATTTTGGATCTTTTTTTCCAAACTCAGTGATTATGCGATATTTGAGTTCAATGTATAGCTCAATcctttcatcttcttcttctttctttttttttttttttttaaaaaaattttctttttaattataataaattctTTGCAATTATAATAAATTCTCAAATACCGATACAGGTATTTTTAATTAGAgaagttttaattttaaaatcaattaagaaaaaaatcgaCAAGTGTTCTGAAACATGTCTTTGTCTTTTTTGATTTTcagttttatattaaaaaaaaatcttcaatTTTCGATAAGAATATATAGTTTGGTTATTTCAGTTCGTTTTATCATGTACTTCAGACaagtatttatattaataaCTAAAGTAAatttcaaaatcacaaagttttGAAAACGTCCAATTGATTATTTCTTAAACAATTAATTAAGCATTAAATTACAATTGCAAGTCTTTGTTTATGATAAATTCTCTGCTGGCGAAGACTAGCAAACCgaccaagttttttttttttgtttttactcTTACCACAATTAAGAAATAACTCCATTATTACATCATATTATAATCAATTCTGCCATACTtgataatttataaaatatacacgcgcatgaaatatttaaagtaaatttcaatttcaaaatcacaaagttttgaaaaaaaggtCCAAAGTATTAAATTACAATTGCAAGTCTTTGTTTATGATAgattctatttatttatttttagttgaCATAAACAAATATGAAAAGGGGATGATCATGTCTATCCGGTATTCTACTCCCATTTGATCCGACGGTGATGCTTGTGCTTGATGTGGGGATGTGTGAAATCTATATAatattcaataaattaaaaaatcatatttggTGTGATTAAAGTACCATATAGTTTTTGGTCTAATACATAAATCTCGATCCTgtgattaaaatatattttgttcaTTATAATATTAACcaaatctgtttttttttttctttttatgttgTCCAATGTATGACTACACattgaaaaattttatgttgTTTTTTTTAGGTTGTCCAATGTATGACTACACATTGAAAAATTATATGTTGTTTTGTATTCATAGGCGTACCGATATGATCTAACAACAATGTATGTCGAAAAACATTAAGAGCCTATTTCGACAAccactttaaaaatatttttagtgttttttaaggtaaaaaatttgaaaaatgtgTTTGTACAAGATTTGATAAAagcatttttgaaattttttttcttcaaaaaagtgttcttaaaatataatatttgaaaaaCAGATAAGGGGTGTTTTTTGGTGCAACAATAGGTCAATTGGTGATAAGaaataaagaaacaaaaacatTTCAAAGAAATATCCAAAGCCAACATAAGGCTTTCCTGCCTCGAAGCATAACCAAATCGAAGGGTTTTTGTTCGAGGATCCGACCCTTCGGAGAGTACCCCGAGATTCGATCCATAGCATGAATAAGCCACACGCGtgtttttttgaaatattcCAATATATATATGGCTCATTCATGGTCGTCGGTTCCCCTTGGGGCACTATCCTTTAAAGGTAGCATCAAACAAACCtgctaaatatttttttatgtataaatGAAACTTAAACACGGTGTGCTGTAGATAATATTATGGCTGAGAAACCCAACATGCAGCTCCACCAAACGGATagcaagaaaataaataattaccATTTGTATTGCAGCATGGTGATCCAGTGTCTCGTGATGTGGAAACAGAGAGTTTCTATTTACATGAATAATGGAATGGTTAGGTTGTTGAACCTTTTGAT comes from Henckelia pumila isolate YLH828 chromosome 4, ASM3356847v2, whole genome shotgun sequence and encodes:
- the LOC140864839 gene encoding putative late blight resistance protein homolog R1A-3 is translated as MAYAAVVSLMQILENILGEQYYQIPWEKQQIESLLESMCCFNHFLARSWKRRSPAVLCLEKEIRDAAHEAEDVIESYISDHFFAENGGGELEEIDSRNLEIVAEEIESIRLKVTELEDSWADAKDSPLAQPSILASGGDHVMVGFEDGSLQLKDRILGHESKLQIIPVVGMGGTGKTTLVKYAFRDESMPRYFDVSAWVTVSQNYRKRDMLLGLLESMRRLTTEMHQESDEHLSVCLYKCLKGRRYLIVMDDIWHKEAWEEIKRLFPDDNMGSRVLLTTRLSDVAKYANSSCHEHHLMRLLNEKESWDVLSFKIFGDEESCPTELEEVGKRIARSCKGLPLSIVVVRGVLSKVARTLEEWESIAKNLNSVLLANDSQCTELLNFSYDHLPHHLKACFLYTGVFPLDLEIPISKLIKLWIAEGYIKQSSSKSLEEVGEEYLEDLMGRNLILVGEKRYDGKLKTCVVHDLLREWCLSKALDEKFIHTLKANMIYNRQEVAPVPRWLCISKDPSDEALADILGTIGTYPLARSLLSQINPHDKLRCCKLLRVLDLSKVDLEDFPRVILELVHLKYISVCCKQEQEIYISEDLPDSLRNLQTLIIRQRCINSSVHLPRGIWRMRHLRHLQFGTCHFPHPQECDKNSVLENLQTLSYVSGWSCTKEFIQGIPNVKKLGIRFEVLDKRRVLVSSIRHLSKLHKLEILKCIVEPGSYHNIAKDLTLPRNLKKLTLHGTRISWKDMSIVGSLSNLEVLKLKNYACEGSEWEPIEGEFCRLKFLLIEGTNLKHWRAEKDHLPILERLILWECTELVAIPLDFAYLETLESIELDDASPSAVTSAWRIQEEKQDLGDEVKVRIHDIWEYIKQKRKEEKERKEKIERLRIETEDRRRAEEEEHRWKQSRWEEYKRRREEAREKMRQEEDCRMQEFNHRWREEEEAYLHNERQWLKYQMVPVWYDFANSYEIEQQYPSESIADYQRRRQAHEIWREEAYDKCRNGEDNADYLWKEICWKDYDWITREALERMKQEELDRRQEFNDSWKKEEGDHRQNKYQWKTYQIVPEWYEDDGNSYELNTRERIDDYESPNTTAGSNDH